The Pricia mediterranea genome includes a window with the following:
- the rlmN gene encoding 23S rRNA (adenine(2503)-C(2))-methyltransferase RlmN — translation MVQHTKKKDIRALTKEQLRDFFVSQGDKAFRGNQVYEWLWQKSAHSFGGMTNISKKTRDMLEANFVINHIKVDQMQRSSDGTIKNAVRLHDDLVVESVLIPTKTRTTACVSSQVGCSLDCRFCATARLKRMRNLNPDEIYDQVVAIDNESRLYFDRPLSNIVFMGMGEPLMNYNNVLKAIDMITSPEGLGMSPRRITVSTSGVPKFIKKMADDGVRFKLAVSLHSAIDEIRTSIMPFNATFTLADLREALQYWYAKTKSRITYEYVVWEGINDTQNDVDALVEFCRFAPSKVNLIEYNPIDDGEFQQASGSALDMYVDTLERNGIVVTVRRSRGKDIDAACGQLANKK, via the coding sequence ATGGTTCAGCATACCAAAAAAAAAGACATTCGGGCCCTGACCAAAGAACAGCTCCGTGATTTCTTCGTATCGCAAGGGGATAAGGCTTTTCGTGGGAACCAGGTCTATGAATGGCTCTGGCAAAAATCGGCGCATTCGTTCGGGGGCATGACCAATATCTCCAAGAAGACCCGTGACATGCTCGAGGCCAACTTCGTAATCAACCACATCAAGGTCGATCAGATGCAGCGCAGTAGCGATGGAACTATAAAGAACGCCGTACGCCTGCACGATGATCTTGTGGTGGAGTCCGTTCTCATCCCTACCAAAACAAGAACGACCGCCTGTGTGTCGAGTCAGGTCGGCTGTAGCCTGGACTGTCGTTTCTGTGCCACCGCCCGGTTAAAACGGATGCGGAATCTGAATCCCGATGAAATTTACGACCAAGTGGTCGCCATTGACAATGAGAGCCGGTTGTATTTTGACCGTCCCCTGAGCAATATCGTTTTTATGGGGATGGGCGAACCGTTGATGAACTACAATAACGTGTTGAAGGCCATCGATATGATTACCTCCCCGGAAGGGCTGGGCATGTCGCCGCGGCGTATCACGGTTTCCACAAGTGGGGTGCCCAAATTTATTAAAAAAATGGCCGATGATGGGGTGCGGTTCAAGCTGGCGGTCTCCCTGCATTCCGCCATCGACGAAATCCGTACGTCTATCATGCCCTTTAACGCTACCTTTACGCTGGCCGATCTTCGGGAGGCCCTGCAATATTGGTACGCCAAGACCAAAAGTAGGATCACTTACGAATATGTAGTCTGGGAGGGCATCAACGATACCCAAAACGATGTCGATGCCTTGGTGGAATTCTGTAGGTTCGCGCCCTCGAAGGTGAACCTTATCGAATACAATCCTATTGACGATGGGGAATTCCAACAGGCGTCGGGTAGCGCCCTGGATATGTATGTCGATACCCTGGAGCGCAACGGTATCGTCGTAACCGTACGCCGTTCAAGGGGGAAGGATATCGATGCGGCTTGCGGACAATTGGCGAATAAGAAGTAG
- the queA gene encoding tRNA preQ1(34) S-adenosylmethionine ribosyltransferase-isomerase QueA, giving the protein MKLSHFNFELPDNLLAEYPAENRDESKLMVVHRDTGKIEHKMFKDMIDYFDEGDVMVLNNTKVFPARLYGNKEKTGARIEVFLLRELNEEQRLWDVLVDPARKIRIGNKLYFGDDEDLVAEVIDNTTSRGRTLRFLYDGSYIDFRRKLRELGQTPLPKYIKRDVEPEDEGRYQTIYAKHEGAVAAPTAGLHFSKHLLKRLEIKGVDFAEVTLHVGLGTFNPVEVEDLSKHKMDSEELIIDEKATEIVNRAKAKKKKICAVGTTAMRGLESAVSSDQTLNTFDGWTNKFIFPPYDFSIADAMVTNFHLPKSTLLMMVSAFMGHDFMKKAYKEAILEQYKFYSYGDAMLII; this is encoded by the coding sequence ATGAAATTATCGCACTTCAATTTTGAATTGCCCGATAATTTACTGGCCGAATATCCTGCGGAAAACCGGGACGAATCGAAATTGATGGTAGTGCACCGAGACACGGGAAAGATCGAGCACAAAATGTTCAAGGACATGATCGATTATTTCGATGAGGGCGATGTGATGGTTTTGAACAACACCAAGGTTTTTCCGGCGCGTCTGTACGGGAACAAGGAAAAGACCGGAGCGAGAATCGAGGTTTTTTTACTACGGGAACTCAATGAGGAGCAACGACTGTGGGACGTTCTGGTCGATCCCGCCCGTAAGATTCGTATCGGGAACAAGCTCTATTTCGGTGATGACGAGGATTTAGTGGCAGAGGTCATCGATAATACCACTTCAAGGGGCAGAACTTTGCGTTTTCTCTACGATGGATCGTACATTGACTTTAGAAGGAAGCTCCGTGAGCTGGGCCAGACCCCGCTTCCCAAGTACATAAAAAGGGATGTCGAGCCCGAAGACGAAGGCCGGTACCAGACCATCTATGCAAAACATGAAGGAGCGGTGGCCGCACCTACCGCCGGACTGCACTTTTCAAAGCATCTATTGAAACGTTTGGAAATCAAGGGTGTTGATTTTGCCGAAGTCACCCTGCACGTGGGGCTGGGTACGTTCAATCCTGTTGAGGTCGAGGACCTTTCCAAGCATAAAATGGATAGCGAAGAGCTGATAATCGATGAAAAGGCGACCGAGATCGTCAATAGGGCCAAGGCCAAAAAGAAGAAAATATGTGCGGTGGGCACTACCGCTATGCGAGGATTGGAGAGTGCCGTTTCATCCGATCAGACCCTGAATACCTTTGATGGGTGGACCAACAAATTTATTTTTCCTCCCTACGACTTCAGTATCGCCGATGCGATGGTGACCAACTTTCACCTGCCCAAATCGACGCTACTGATGATGGTATCGGCCTTTATGGGCCACGACTTTATGAAGAAGGCCTATAAGGAAGCCATTTTGGAGCAGTACAAGTTCTACTCCTACGGAGATGCCATGCTGATTATTTAA
- a CDS encoding 3-phosphoshikimate 1-carboxyvinyltransferase — MKLHLSTPPNRLIKADIEITGSKSESNRSLLLRALYPNISIKNLSNSDDAKVMEMGLQTRKGTVDIHHAGTAMRFLTGYFASQAGTDVTLTGSQRMTERPVKVLVEALRRLGSDIEYEKNEGYPPIRIKGKKLNERRVSLPADISSQYISSLLLIAPSLENGLELELVGKITSVPYIKMTLGLLSEIGAVNSFKGNVIKVEPKTMVRPTVLTVESDWSSASYFYSILALCEIGSEIKLSAYKKNSLQGDSVLADIYEDFGVQTSFSDTHILLKKIGNHQQKELQYDLANAPDIAQTIAATCFGLGVGCHLTGLHTLKIKETDRLEALHTELGKMGANISVTDKTLTLMPSSTLKKDVAIDTYNDHRMAMAFAPLALKTSLYINDAEVVSKSYPDFWKDLQFLQLAVREAE; from the coding sequence TTGAAACTACACCTTTCGACACCGCCTAATCGTTTGATCAAAGCCGATATTGAAATCACGGGCTCCAAAAGCGAATCCAATCGGTCGCTGTTGCTCCGCGCACTATATCCAAATATTAGCATTAAAAACCTATCCAATTCCGATGACGCCAAGGTTATGGAAATGGGATTGCAAACCAGGAAGGGTACAGTCGATATTCACCATGCCGGTACCGCCATGCGTTTTTTGACCGGTTATTTCGCATCCCAAGCCGGCACCGACGTTACCCTGACAGGTTCCCAGCGGATGACCGAGCGGCCCGTGAAGGTTTTGGTCGAGGCTCTACGGAGGCTGGGTTCGGATATTGAGTACGAGAAAAACGAAGGTTATCCCCCGATACGGATCAAGGGAAAAAAATTGAACGAAAGACGAGTCAGCCTTCCCGCGGATATCAGCAGCCAGTACATTTCCTCGCTGCTCTTGATAGCCCCCAGTCTTGAAAACGGGTTGGAGCTGGAACTGGTGGGAAAAATCACCTCGGTACCCTACATCAAAATGACATTGGGCCTTTTATCCGAGATAGGGGCGGTCAATTCCTTTAAAGGCAATGTCATAAAGGTGGAACCTAAAACAATGGTGCGACCTACCGTTCTGACGGTGGAATCCGATTGGAGCTCCGCATCCTATTTCTATAGTATTTTGGCCCTTTGTGAAATAGGCAGTGAAATCAAACTATCCGCGTACAAGAAGAACAGTTTGCAGGGCGATAGCGTACTTGCCGATATTTATGAGGATTTTGGAGTTCAAACTTCCTTTTCCGACACCCACATCCTCCTTAAAAAAATAGGGAACCACCAACAGAAGGAACTGCAGTATGACCTGGCCAATGCCCCCGATATTGCCCAGACCATTGCCGCAACCTGCTTCGGGCTGGGGGTCGGGTGCCATTTAACCGGACTCCATACCCTCAAGATCAAGGAAACCGATAGGCTCGAGGCCCTACATACGGAACTCGGCAAAATGGGAGCCAATATTTCGGTAACGGATAAAACACTGACCCTCATGCCGTCGTCCACATTAAAAAAAGATGTGGCTATTGACACCTATAACGACCATAGAATGGCGATGGCCTTTGCACCTTTGGCCTTAAAGACATCCCTGTACATCAATGATGCCGAAGTAGTGTCAAAATCCTATCCCGATTTTTGGAAAGACCTTCAATTTCTGCAATTGGCCGTAAGAGAAGCAGAATGA
- a CDS encoding nucleotide pyrophosphohydrolase, translating into MSITKAQQDVDDWIKAHGVRYFNELTNMAQLTEEVGEVARIIARRYGEQSEKDSDRDKDLGEELADVLFVVLCLANQTDIDLQEAFDKKLALKAKRDHDRHQGNEKLK; encoded by the coding sequence ATGAGTATTACAAAGGCACAGCAAGACGTAGATGATTGGATCAAGGCGCACGGGGTGCGCTACTTCAACGAGTTGACCAATATGGCACAACTGACCGAGGAGGTCGGGGAAGTGGCACGTATTATTGCCCGTAGATACGGCGAACAGAGCGAAAAGGACTCCGATAGGGACAAGGACTTGGGCGAGGAACTGGCCGACGTGCTCTTTGTTGTCCTATGTCTCGCCAACCAAACGGACATCGATCTGCAAGAAGCCTTTGACAAAAAACTGGCCCTTAAAGCCAAACGGGACCATGACCGGCATCAGGGCAATGAAAAGTTGAAGTAG
- the dtd gene encoding D-aminoacyl-tRNA deacylase, which translates to MKAVIQRVSEASVTVEGKIISEIGSGLLVLLGIEDADTQEDIEWLSRKIVHLRIFNDSEGVMNDSVIDIGGDAIVVSQFTLHASVKKGNRPSYIKAAKPEVAVPLYKDFIARIENDLRKQVGTGVFGADMKVQLLNDGPVTILIDTKNRE; encoded by the coding sequence ATGAAAGCAGTAATCCAAAGGGTATCCGAGGCAAGTGTAACCGTGGAGGGAAAAATCATTTCCGAAATTGGGAGCGGGCTATTGGTGTTATTGGGAATTGAAGATGCGGATACCCAGGAGGATATCGAATGGCTGTCCCGAAAAATTGTCCACCTCAGGATTTTTAACGATTCCGAGGGCGTGATGAACGATTCGGTAATCGACATTGGGGGCGATGCCATCGTTGTAAGTCAGTTCACCCTGCACGCCTCTGTCAAAAAGGGGAATCGGCCCTCCTACATCAAGGCGGCAAAGCCCGAGGTGGCGGTTCCGCTCTACAAGGATTTTATTGCCCGGATAGAAAATGATCTACGAAAGCAAGTAGGTACGGGAGTATTCGGGGCCGATATGAAAGTGCAGCTGCTTAACGATGGTCCAGTGACCATACTTATCGATACCAAGAACAGGGAGTAA
- the rsgA gene encoding ribosome small subunit-dependent GTPase A, with amino-acid sequence MKGTVYRSTGSWYSVKTENGDFVDCRIKGKFRIQGIQSTNPIAVGDVVEFEIEELGDERFGTISAIADRKNYIVRKSVKLSKRTHIIAANLDQVFLLVTLNNPTTYPLFIDRFLATAEAYDVAAVLLFNKTDTYDSEELAEIKFLAALYRQIGYTCIGISALTGKNVEKVRQMMRDKTSMFAGHSGAGKSTLVNTLEPSLDLKTAEISEQHLQGQHTTTFPEMFDLSFGGRIIDTPGIKGFGVVDMDKDEIGDYFREFFALKENCKFNNCLHLNEPECAVKEALEEGEVAWSRYRSYVQMITGEEDNYRIDIHGKNS; translated from the coding sequence ATGAAGGGAACCGTTTACAGGTCAACGGGGAGTTGGTACAGCGTTAAGACGGAGAACGGTGACTTTGTCGATTGCCGGATCAAGGGAAAGTTTCGAATTCAGGGTATACAAAGTACCAACCCCATTGCCGTAGGCGATGTCGTCGAATTCGAAATCGAAGAATTGGGGGACGAGCGCTTTGGTACGATTTCGGCCATAGCGGACCGGAAAAACTACATTGTTCGAAAATCGGTCAAGCTCTCAAAACGGACCCACATCATTGCCGCCAATCTCGATCAGGTTTTTTTACTGGTAACGCTAAACAATCCTACGACCTATCCCTTGTTTATCGATCGTTTTCTGGCCACGGCGGAGGCGTATGACGTGGCTGCAGTACTGTTGTTCAATAAAACGGATACCTATGATAGCGAAGAACTGGCCGAAATCAAATTTTTGGCCGCCCTTTATCGCCAAATCGGATATACGTGTATCGGTATCTCCGCCTTAACCGGTAAGAATGTCGAAAAGGTACGGCAGATGATGCGGGACAAGACCAGCATGTTCGCGGGACATTCCGGGGCGGGGAAATCTACTTTGGTCAACACCCTCGAGCCCAGTTTGGACCTTAAGACCGCCGAAATTTCCGAGCAGCACCTGCAAGGGCAGCATACCACCACCTTCCCTGAAATGTTCGACCTGAGTTTCGGGGGGCGGATTATCGATACCCCGGGTATCAAAGGCTTTGGGGTAGTGGATATGGACAAGGATGAGATCGGTGATTATTTTCGCGAGTTCTTCGCGTTGAAAGAGAATTGCAAATTCAACAATTGCCTGCATCTGAACGAACCTGAATGTGCCGTTAAAGAGGCGCTTGAGGAAGGAGAGGTGGCGTGGAGCCGATACCGAAGCTACGTGCAAATGATTACGGGAGAGGAAGACAATTATAGGATAGACATTCACGGAAAAAATAGTTGA
- a CDS encoding bifunctional 3-deoxy-7-phosphoheptulonate synthase/chorismate mutase type II — protein sequence MENNKQMRSWLDDMNLDHPLVIAGPCSAETEEQVMGIAQSLKDTDVNYYRAGIWKPRTRPGNFEGVGSLGLKWLQRVKEETGMKTATEVANRAHVELALEHDIDLLWIGARSTVSPFIVQEIADALEGTDKVVLIKNPVNPDLSLWLGAVERLHTANIAKLGVIHRGFSTYEKTKYRNIPEWQLAIDLQTRFPDLPIINDPSHITGKRDMVFDVSQTALDLNFDGLMIETHHDPDNAWSDAAQQVTPSRLVQIMEDLRIRKETSPAAEYNTKLSNLRAQIDVLDHQIIETMGKRMKISDGIGALKKERNVAVLQTTRWNEILGAMILEGESKGLSEEFILKLFKAIHQESINHQEKIIHA from the coding sequence ATGGAGAACAACAAACAAATGAGGTCGTGGTTAGACGACATGAACCTAGACCACCCGCTGGTAATCGCGGGACCGTGCAGTGCGGAGACCGAAGAACAAGTTATGGGCATAGCCCAAAGTCTAAAAGACACCGATGTCAACTACTACCGTGCAGGCATTTGGAAGCCGCGTACCCGTCCCGGGAATTTTGAAGGGGTTGGTTCGCTCGGCCTGAAGTGGTTGCAAAGGGTCAAAGAGGAAACGGGGATGAAGACCGCGACCGAGGTGGCCAACCGTGCCCATGTCGAGCTGGCATTGGAGCACGACATCGACCTCTTATGGATCGGGGCAAGGTCAACGGTGAGTCCCTTTATCGTTCAGGAAATCGCCGACGCCCTGGAAGGAACGGACAAGGTGGTGCTGATCAAAAATCCCGTAAACCCTGATCTTTCCTTATGGTTAGGGGCCGTTGAGCGCCTACATACGGCAAACATTGCAAAACTGGGCGTCATCCATAGGGGTTTTTCCACCTATGAAAAGACCAAATACCGGAACATTCCCGAATGGCAACTGGCCATCGACCTACAGACCCGCTTCCCCGATCTGCCGATCATCAACGATCCGTCGCACATCACCGGAAAGCGCGATATGGTTTTCGACGTGTCGCAGACCGCTTTGGATCTGAATTTCGACGGGCTGATGATCGAAACCCATCACGATCCCGATAACGCCTGGAGCGATGCCGCCCAGCAGGTGACCCCCAGTCGTTTGGTGCAGATTATGGAAGATTTGCGTATCCGTAAGGAAACCTCGCCCGCAGCGGAATACAATACCAAATTAAGCAATCTGCGGGCCCAGATCGATGTGCTCGACCATCAGATTATCGAAACCATGGGGAAACGAATGAAGATTTCCGACGGTATCGGAGCCTTGAAAAAAGAACGGAACGTCGCTGTTTTACAAACGACCCGGTGGAACGAGATCTTGGGGGCCATGATTTTGGAAGGGGAGTCCAAAGGACTTAGTGAAGAATTTATTCTGAAACTCTTTAAGGCCATCCACCAGGAATCGATCAATCATCAGGAAAAAATAATACATGCATAG
- a CDS encoding prephenate dehydrogenase, with translation MNIFIIGIGLIGGSFAKDLKRLRPESKIYGIDIDPSHEEEALSLGLIDARSSYDELDIADMVIVTVPVDAMVQELPKVLDAVNDDCVVLDGGSTKSLVCKTLADHPKRRNYLSAHPIAGTEFSGPSAAIENLYAGKTNIICEIERTAFKLQGKALEIFQEMGMRIRYMNPEAHDKHIAYVSHLSHISSFMLGKTVIDKEKNERDIFDMAGSGFESTVRLAKSSPAMWTPIFKHNRDNVLDTLNEYIQNLQEFKQLLEDEDYEGIFHEMNDTNRIKEILKGIPLNSMGK, from the coding sequence ATGAACATTTTTATCATCGGTATCGGTTTGATCGGGGGCTCCTTCGCCAAGGACCTCAAACGCCTTCGGCCGGAGTCTAAGATCTATGGCATAGATATCGATCCATCCCACGAAGAGGAGGCCTTGTCCCTCGGCCTGATCGATGCAAGATCGAGCTATGACGAATTGGACATTGCCGATATGGTCATCGTTACCGTGCCCGTGGATGCTATGGTACAGGAGCTTCCTAAAGTCCTCGATGCCGTGAACGACGATTGTGTCGTGCTTGATGGCGGCTCGACCAAAAGCTTGGTCTGTAAAACGCTTGCCGACCATCCGAAGCGAAGAAACTATCTATCGGCGCATCCGATTGCGGGAACGGAATTTTCAGGACCGTCCGCGGCCATAGAAAATTTGTATGCGGGCAAGACCAATATCATCTGTGAGATCGAGCGAACGGCCTTCAAATTACAGGGAAAGGCGTTGGAAATCTTTCAGGAAATGGGCATGCGCATCCGCTATATGAATCCCGAAGCGCACGACAAGCACATCGCCTATGTGTCGCATCTGTCACATATCAGCTCGTTTATGTTGGGGAAGACCGTTATCGACAAAGAAAAGAACGAACGCGATATCTTTGACATGGCGGGCAGTGGTTTCGAAAGTACCGTACGCCTGGCCAAAAGCTCCCCCGCCATGTGGACCCCCATTTTCAAGCACAATAGGGATAATGTTTTGGATACGCTGAACGAGTACATCCAAAACCTGCAGGAGTTCAAACAACTGCTTGAAGATGAAGATTACGAAGGCATTTTTCATGAAATGAACGACACTAACCGGATCAAGGAAATTTTAAAAGGGATACCTTTGAACAGTATGGGGAAATGA
- a CDS encoding pyridoxal phosphate-dependent aminotransferase, with the protein MTISEITTADRLQTVEEYYFSKKLREVRGLAAEGRPIINMGIGSPDLAPSKPIIESMQNAVLEAGAHQYQSYQGLPQLREAISTFYATRFGVEVDPAKEILPLMGSKEGIMHISLAFLNPGDEVLIPNPGYPTYTSVTKLVDAVPKYYDLSEENGWFPDLDVLQQEDLSKVKIMWVGYPHMPTGATADTQQLARLVAFARKNAILLVNDNPYSFVLNEAPTSLLSVEGAKEVALELNSLSKTFNMAGWRVGMVLGSAEHLEAVLKVKSNMDSGMFYGIQKGAITALQSLQEWFDGLNTIYRERRNLIFELVDKLQCTYDREAVGMFVWAKLPEGSKPAETFIDEILYEKDIFIAPGTIFGSNGEGYIRLSLCVTEENIREAIGRF; encoded by the coding sequence ATGACAATTTCAGAAATAACAACTGCAGATCGCCTGCAAACGGTCGAGGAATATTATTTCTCAAAGAAATTGCGCGAGGTGCGCGGGCTGGCCGCAGAAGGTCGTCCGATCATCAATATGGGCATCGGCAGTCCCGATCTGGCCCCTTCAAAACCGATCATAGAGAGCATGCAGAACGCTGTACTGGAAGCAGGGGCGCACCAGTATCAAAGTTATCAAGGTCTTCCCCAGCTGCGGGAAGCTATTTCTACCTTCTACGCGACGAGGTTCGGGGTCGAGGTGGATCCGGCGAAAGAAATCCTACCGCTGATGGGTTCCAAGGAGGGTATCATGCATATCAGCCTGGCCTTTTTAAATCCGGGGGACGAGGTGCTGATTCCCAATCCGGGCTATCCAACCTATACCTCTGTCACCAAATTGGTGGATGCGGTACCCAAATATTATGACCTGTCCGAAGAAAATGGATGGTTTCCCGATCTGGATGTTCTACAACAAGAAGACCTATCCAAGGTAAAAATCATGTGGGTCGGTTATCCGCATATGCCGACCGGGGCTACGGCCGACACCCAACAGCTCGCACGTTTGGTCGCCTTTGCGCGAAAAAACGCTATTCTGCTGGTCAACGATAATCCCTATAGTTTTGTGCTGAACGAGGCGCCGACCAGCCTTTTGTCCGTTGAGGGCGCAAAGGAGGTCGCCTTGGAACTGAATTCCCTCAGTAAGACCTTTAATATGGCCGGATGGCGCGTCGGGATGGTATTGGGCAGCGCGGAACATCTAGAGGCCGTGCTAAAGGTAAAGAGCAATATGGATTCGGGAATGTTCTATGGCATCCAAAAAGGGGCGATTACCGCCCTGCAAAGCCTGCAAGAATGGTTCGACGGGTTGAATACTATATATAGGGAAAGAAGAAACCTGATTTTTGAACTGGTCGACAAGTTGCAGTGTACGTATGATCGAGAAGCCGTCGGGATGTTCGTTTGGGCCAAATTGCCCGAAGGAAGTAAACCTGCGGAGACGTTTATAGATGAAATTTTATACGAGAAGGATATTTTTATTGCCCCGGGAACAATTTTCGGGAGCAACGGCGAGGGGTACATTCGGCTTTCCCTTTGTGTAACGGAGGAAAATATCCGGGAAGCGATCGGGAGGTTTTAG
- a CDS encoding prephenate dehydratase, with protein MKQKIAIQGIKGSNHHQVVREYFGDDTDLVESRSFDDLVDRLLDKTAAMGVMAIENSIAGSIIPNYALVYHNDLHIIGEHYLNINHNLMVLKGQNIGDIEEVRSHPMALLQCKEFFRDYPHIKMVEDVDTAETAKCIQEETWFHIAAIAPEVAASLYDLDIVAPQIQTIKNNETRFIIVSTKNKLIPKDEINKASVRFVTDHKRGSLATVLNVMSDCNMNMTKIQSLPIIETPWKYAFFVDVTFDTYKDFDKAKSLLGIMAEDFKVLGEYKNVRI; from the coding sequence ATGAAACAAAAAATTGCGATACAGGGTATTAAAGGCTCCAACCACCACCAAGTGGTGCGGGAGTATTTCGGCGACGATACCGACTTGGTAGAGAGTAGGTCTTTCGACGATCTAGTCGATCGACTATTGGACAAAACCGCAGCTATGGGCGTAATGGCTATCGAGAATTCCATTGCAGGCTCCATCATTCCCAACTATGCCCTGGTCTATCACAACGATCTTCACATTATCGGGGAACATTATTTGAACATCAACCACAACCTGATGGTACTGAAGGGCCAAAATATCGGAGATATCGAAGAGGTTCGTTCGCATCCTATGGCCTTGTTGCAATGCAAGGAGTTTTTCCGTGATTACCCCCATATAAAAATGGTCGAGGACGTCGATACCGCCGAAACTGCAAAATGCATACAAGAGGAGACGTGGTTCCATATTGCGGCCATTGCACCGGAAGTCGCTGCCAGTCTCTACGATTTGGACATCGTAGCACCGCAAATTCAGACCATTAAAAATAATGAGACACGTTTTATCATTGTAAGTACAAAAAACAAGCTGATTCCCAAAGATGAGATAAATAAAGCTTCTGTACGTTTTGTCACCGACCATAAGCGCGGCAGTCTGGCCACAGTGCTCAATGTAATGAGCGACTGCAACATGAACATGACCAAGATACAATCGCTGCCGATTATAGAGACCCCTTGGAAATATGCTTTTTTCGTCGATGTGACCTTTGATACTTATAAAGATTTTGACAAGGCAAAATCACTTTTGGGCATCATGGCAGAAGATTTCAAGGTTTTGGGGGAATATAAAAATGTAAGGATATGA
- a CDS encoding type II toxin-antitoxin system PemK/MazF family toxin, translating into MKKTRPCLVISPNEANNNLNTILNAPITSAIRKFPMRMDIVLKNKRGQIALDQMRCIDKSRLFEKIDLLNGDQIKKLRLLLREFLIDD; encoded by the coding sequence ATAAAAAAAACAAGGCCTTGCTTGGTCATATCCCCCAACGAAGCCAATAATAACCTGAATACGATTTTAAACGCGCCGATTACCTCGGCGATACGGAAGTTTCCCATGCGAATGGATATCGTATTAAAAAATAAAAGAGGTCAGATCGCGCTCGACCAAATGCGCTGCATCGATAAATCGAGATTATTCGAAAAGATTGATTTGCTGAACGGAGACCAGATTAAAAAACTTCGTTTACTTTTGAGGGAGTTTTTAATTGATGACTGA
- the gldA gene encoding gliding motility-associated ABC transporter ATP-binding subunit GldA — protein sequence MSITVKNISKSFGHQKVLQNVSFELQKGEITGFLGPNGAGKSTMMKILTTYHRADEGEAKVNGFNVVTEKKSVQKSIGYLPEHNPLYLDMYVKEYLAFNAEVYKTDKNRIAKVVEQTGLTPEVHKKIGQLSKGYRQRVGLAAALLHDPQVLILDEPTTGLDPKQLLEIRKLIRQIGKEKTILLSTHIMKEVEAVCDRVLIISKGTLVADKKLSDLRDEEEQIIEVEFDYRVEEAFLNQLPHVALVRNTGGFRYEITFDTSTDMRPAVFDFAHDNKLKTLQLSRKNKNLEGLFGELTS from the coding sequence ATGTCGATAACCGTCAAGAACATCTCCAAATCTTTCGGACACCAGAAGGTGCTTCAAAACGTCTCTTTTGAGCTCCAAAAAGGGGAGATTACGGGATTTTTAGGTCCCAATGGCGCCGGGAAGTCCACCATGATGAAAATTCTGACGACCTATCATCGGGCGGACGAGGGGGAGGCGAAGGTCAATGGGTTCAATGTGGTCACCGAGAAAAAAAGCGTACAAAAAAGTATCGGTTACCTGCCCGAACACAACCCCTTGTATTTGGATATGTACGTTAAAGAGTATCTAGCTTTCAATGCGGAGGTCTATAAAACGGACAAAAATCGGATTGCCAAGGTCGTCGAACAAACGGGACTCACCCCGGAAGTCCACAAAAAAATAGGCCAGCTATCCAAAGGCTATCGTCAGCGAGTGGGCCTGGCCGCGGCGCTTTTGCACGACCCCCAGGTCTTGATCCTCGACGAACCTACAACCGGCCTGGATCCCAAGCAACTGCTTGAAATCAGAAAACTCATCCGACAGATCGGAAAGGAAAAGACCATTCTACTTTCTACCCACATCATGAAAGAGGTAGAGGCCGTTTGCGATCGGGTGCTGATCATCAGCAAAGGTACACTAGTAGCGGATAAAAAACTGTCAGACCTGCGGGATGAAGAGGAACAAATTATCGAGGTGGAATTCGATTACCGGGTCGAGGAAGCGTTTTTGAACCAATTGCCCCATGTGGCACTGGTACGAAATACAGGGGGATTCCGTTATGAAATCACTTTCGATACCTCAACAGACATGCGGCCGGCCGTTTTCGACTTTGCCCACGACAACAAGCTCAAAACCTTACAGCTCAGCCGGAAGAATAAGAATTTAGAGGGGTTGTTCGGGGAGTTGACTTCGTGA